In Pseudomonas sp. ADAK18, a single window of DNA contains:
- a CDS encoding FMN-binding negative transcriptional regulator, with amino-acid sequence MYTPRAFALDDLPELQQLIQHTRLAQVVTFGEQGLQASHLPLLLNPDEGPNGTLYGHMAKANPQWQDLQNGNEALVIFAGADAYVSPSFYPAKAEHGKVVPTWNYLAVHAYGQAEVFTDAERLLKLVSALTNRHESTRTQPWKVSDAPADYIDGMLKAIVGFALPIQRLVGKRKLSQNRSAADIAGVREGLAASSDLRDQTLARFIPKEPT; translated from the coding sequence ATGTACACACCCCGCGCCTTTGCCCTCGATGATTTGCCCGAACTCCAGCAACTGATCCAGCACACACGCCTGGCGCAGGTGGTAACCTTTGGCGAACAAGGCCTGCAAGCCAGCCACCTGCCGCTGCTGCTCAACCCCGATGAAGGTCCCAATGGCACCCTCTACGGGCACATGGCCAAGGCCAATCCCCAGTGGCAAGACCTGCAAAACGGCAACGAGGCCCTGGTGATTTTTGCCGGTGCCGATGCGTACGTCAGTCCATCGTTTTACCCGGCCAAGGCTGAACACGGCAAAGTGGTGCCTACCTGGAATTACCTCGCAGTCCATGCTTACGGCCAGGCTGAGGTGTTCACCGATGCCGAGCGTCTACTCAAGCTGGTCAGCGCTCTGACCAATCGCCACGAATCCACTCGGACCCAGCCGTGGAAAGTCAGCGATGCCCCGGCGGACTACATTGACGGCATGCTCAAGGCCATTGTCGGCTTCGCCCTGCCGATCCAGCGCCTGGTGGGCAAACGCAAACTCAGCCAGAACCGCAGCGCAGCAGACATCGCCGGCGTGCGCGAAGGGCTGGCTGCAAGCTCGGACCTGCGCGACCAGACCCTCGCCCGATTCATCCCCAAGGAGCCAACATGA
- a CDS encoding GNAT family N-acetyltransferase, with protein MSQIEIRRVETADHAAWLPLWQAYLRFYNTELPDAVSASTWQRMIDPSEPTHSALAWQDGKAVGMVNFIYHRSNWSIENSCYLQDLLVDPAQRGTGVGRKLIEFVYTTAKADGCCKVHWLTHETNTTAIQLYERIAERPGFIQFRKGL; from the coding sequence ATGAGCCAGATCGAAATCCGCCGGGTAGAAACCGCCGACCACGCTGCCTGGTTGCCCCTGTGGCAAGCGTACTTGCGCTTCTACAACACTGAACTGCCAGACGCAGTCAGTGCCAGCACCTGGCAACGCATGATCGACCCCAGCGAGCCGACTCACTCGGCCCTTGCCTGGCAGGACGGCAAGGCTGTGGGCATGGTCAACTTCATCTACCACCGCTCCAACTGGAGCATCGAGAACTCCTGCTACCTGCAGGACTTGCTGGTAGACCCGGCTCAACGGGGTACCGGTGTGGGCCGCAAACTGATTGAGTTCGTCTACACCACCGCCAAGGCGGATGGCTGCTGCAAGGTCCACTGGTTGACCCACGAGACCAACACCACCGCTATTCAACTCTATGAACGCATCGCCGAACGTCCTGGTTTCATCCAGTTTCGCAAAGGCCTTTAA
- a CDS encoding GNAT family N-acetyltransferase has protein sequence MSTSLADWKGVPAPTVQLIEGRFIRLEKLDPARHSDGLWQALAGPGADPKLWDYLPYGPFERSAFDAWLDNHAANSDPYFFSVIDRATGEVQGILSLMSIVPAQGRIEIGHVTFGAPMQRSPKSTEAVYLLARHSFEQGYRRLEWKCNNGNARSKYAAERLGFSFEGVFRQHMVVKGQNRDTAWFSILDSEWPAIGAGFEHWLSDENQAGDGQVKTLAECRA, from the coding sequence ATGTCGACATCACTGGCAGACTGGAAAGGCGTTCCCGCACCGACGGTCCAACTGATCGAAGGGCGCTTTATCCGCCTGGAAAAACTTGACCCGGCCCGCCACAGCGATGGCCTGTGGCAAGCCCTCGCAGGCCCCGGCGCCGACCCCAAGTTGTGGGACTATTTGCCCTACGGCCCCTTCGAGCGCAGCGCGTTCGATGCCTGGCTGGACAACCACGCGGCCAACAGCGACCCGTACTTCTTCAGCGTCATCGATCGCGCTACCGGCGAGGTGCAAGGCATCCTCAGCCTGATGTCCATCGTCCCGGCCCAGGGCCGTATCGAAATCGGCCACGTCACCTTCGGCGCACCGATGCAGCGCTCGCCGAAAAGCACCGAGGCGGTGTACCTGCTGGCCAGGCATTCATTCGAACAGGGCTACCGCCGCCTGGAATGGAAGTGCAACAACGGTAACGCCCGCTCCAAATATGCGGCCGAGCGCCTGGGCTTCAGTTTTGAAGGAGTGTTCCGCCAGCACATGGTGGTCAAGGGGCAGAACCGGGATACGGCGTGGTTTTCGATTCTGGATTCGGAATGGCCGGCGATTGGGGCAGGGTTTGAGCACTGGCTTTCGGATGAAAACCAGGCCGGTGACGGGCAGGTGAAGACGCTGGCGGAGTGCCGGGCCTGA
- a CDS encoding helix-turn-helix domain-containing protein, translating into MTLSVDDRAQLIESIERGFAQGTLEIGEAVRRLRVEATGLHQSQFAKMCKISVRTLVHIEHGQGNPTLKSLNAVFRPFGLQMGVMRVRRIYPEMVTF; encoded by the coding sequence ATGACACTTTCAGTCGACGACCGTGCCCAGTTGATAGAGAGCATCGAGCGAGGGTTTGCCCAAGGAACGTTGGAGATAGGAGAAGCGGTGCGTCGTTTGCGCGTGGAGGCCACCGGTTTGCATCAAAGCCAATTCGCCAAAATGTGCAAAATTTCAGTTCGTACGTTGGTGCATATCGAACACGGACAAGGGAATCCGACTTTGAAGTCGTTGAATGCCGTATTCCGCCCATTTGGACTGCAAATGGGGGTGATGAGGGTACGGCGGATCTACCCGGAAATGGTGACGTTCTAA
- a CDS encoding type II toxin-antitoxin system HipA family toxin: MDTSFRLTLQIFDKCHWQDAMILEFAEPQNGFASPCRFSYDSDYLNSHYERVETIFANAVSAQVPLNWAQETPGQAPAFLYDIAPAGAAKRFLMERIGRQKPDHIGADLFLLARSTQAPIGHMRIKESVQADEGRPAIGFARKEVVERDTRFLEYAYEEGAAIGGATGAGGEAPKLLLAQNHEGLLYPDAVLSDEHVSQHWFIKFARNKGLQRDQDILRSEFHYYKALQALGIDTVAAEGLVLEDGEGIKPSLWMHRFDRNVSTQGVERFAVESIYSLAGNTAPGSAMSHLDVVRALVGKWKQANQGDQVTDLIADYLRRDLLNKILGNSDNHGRNTSIIRGTDSLRLAPIYDLAPMVMDDEGITRTTKWPRSLEVAGDIDWRGVCDVLSPFIDPEQAFERLRQDAEHLRALPDVLADNGLPDVTLNHPGIKLRGLDQHLNSWGLK; the protein is encoded by the coding sequence ATGGATACCTCTTTCAGGCTGACGCTTCAGATTTTCGATAAATGCCATTGGCAGGACGCGATGATTCTCGAATTTGCTGAGCCGCAAAATGGTTTTGCCAGCCCTTGCCGGTTTTCCTATGACTCCGATTACCTGAACAGTCATTACGAGCGGGTTGAAACTATATTTGCCAACGCGGTCAGTGCCCAGGTGCCATTGAATTGGGCGCAGGAGACACCGGGGCAAGCTCCGGCCTTTCTCTATGACATTGCACCTGCGGGCGCTGCAAAGCGTTTCCTTATGGAGCGCATTGGGCGGCAAAAACCGGATCATATCGGCGCTGATCTGTTTCTGCTGGCACGTAGTACGCAGGCGCCGATTGGCCATATGCGTATCAAGGAGTCTGTGCAGGCAGACGAGGGGCGGCCAGCCATAGGGTTTGCACGCAAGGAAGTGGTTGAGCGCGACACCCGTTTTCTTGAGTACGCCTACGAAGAAGGTGCCGCGATTGGTGGTGCCACTGGCGCGGGTGGCGAGGCGCCGAAATTATTGTTGGCTCAGAACCATGAAGGGCTCCTGTACCCCGACGCGGTATTGAGCGATGAGCACGTCAGCCAGCACTGGTTTATCAAGTTCGCTCGCAATAAAGGTTTGCAGAGAGACCAAGACATTCTCAGGAGCGAATTCCACTACTACAAGGCACTACAGGCACTGGGCATCGATACTGTCGCGGCCGAGGGATTGGTGCTGGAGGATGGCGAAGGGATAAAGCCCAGCTTATGGATGCACCGTTTTGACCGTAATGTCAGTACTCAAGGGGTCGAGCGTTTTGCGGTCGAGTCAATTTACTCATTGGCAGGTAACACTGCGCCCGGCAGTGCCATGTCGCACTTGGACGTGGTGCGTGCACTGGTCGGCAAATGGAAACAGGCCAACCAGGGCGACCAAGTGACCGATTTGATTGCAGACTATCTGCGTCGTGACTTGCTGAACAAAATCTTGGGCAACTCAGACAATCATGGGCGTAACACTTCGATTATTCGAGGTACTGACAGCCTACGTCTGGCGCCTATTTATGATCTGGCGCCTATGGTCATGGATGACGAGGGCATTACCCGCACGACGAAATGGCCGCGTTCTCTGGAGGTGGCAGGTGATATCGACTGGCGTGGCGTCTGTGATGTTCTTTCACCGTTCATTGATCCCGAACAAGCTTTTGAGCGGCTCCGACAAGACGCCGAGCACTTGCGGGCACTGCCGGACGTTCTGGCGGACAACGGATTGCCGGACGTTACTTTGAACCATCCCGGCATTAAGTTGCGCGGCCTTGATCAACACTTGAATAGCTGGGGGTTGAAATGA
- a CDS encoding autotransporter domain-containing protein, whose translation MPSSPHRLALTLALLTGGGFVELAQAKTVQIDTPTTTAQTLGGSDTLTTSAPGSITTAKVAVTLKDGTSGKGVVIDNAGTLVSTGGRAIDSSGDLTKARNYSIYNRAGGVIQGANDALRIDSNFASGSLLIDNSGTIRSATGQGLDLDAVRSNNVTTTLINRAGGLIRGDASDGMKTGANATLTNYGEISTGDTFSRDDKFDGVDIDSATGVTVTNYGTISGGRHGITTDLGATLTNYGTVIGRNGSGFGSDGDGTVINHGTITGAYSGLQPDGDGDGVDIDKIAHIENYGVIQGTGAGGVDKNGFANGSEGIALGGGYVFNGVGARVSGANNAILVDDGSDGSGLAATTLENHGTIEGLNGFGVKFVGEFADTVINAGLISASNGLALDLGGGDDNLILRNGSRFVGVVDGGSGYDRLTMDDTAGGSFGDSRNFESLNVKQGTWTLTGSGDFSDGGEIYSGAKLINQGGIVGNLTVDEGGIYAGGGSVGSLLVKGTLQTNTALGTASITRDLTMTSGSTLAYGVNADGSSAPINVGGTAYLNGATLAVNPGSGAYPWQSHYTVLQAGSINGTFSTVTSDYAFLTPTLDYSPTQVGLTYARNDVAFNQFASTGNGSSAANSLATLGKNNALYNALLNTTTGTAGAAIEQLAGSSTANLTSATLGASAQVGTSMLTALHQLGGGAGLLVGVDQGDTPALAATGVPAEARNLNDPNARGRLWLQGIGSYGKLDGDHGSNGLTQRTKGSVLGADWALNPEWRVGVLAGYSKTDLDTTGVDGSVDSWHAGVYAMRQSGPLALRLGAAYSGHQGDSKRTVTFNGFNDRPKGDYDANSQQAFAEVGYAMGSGRLSAEPFANLGYQRYHRDSYSEKGGAAALRVEGQTQDNFSSTFGLRLAHLSQLESGISLTPRISAGWKHTYGDVDSSTRQAFLMGGTAFNVEGSALDRDSLLLEAGLDIGLSARHTLGVGYSGEIGSNSRNHGLIGQWQMSF comes from the coding sequence ATGCCCTCCTCGCCTCACCGTCTTGCGCTCACCCTCGCCCTGCTGACCGGCGGCGGCTTCGTTGAACTGGCGCAGGCCAAGACAGTGCAGATCGACACACCAACCACTACCGCGCAAACCCTGGGCGGCAGTGACACGCTGACGACCTCGGCACCCGGCAGCATCACCACCGCCAAGGTGGCGGTCACCCTCAAGGACGGTACCAGCGGCAAGGGCGTGGTGATTGATAACGCGGGCACCCTCGTCTCCACTGGAGGCCGGGCCATCGACAGCAGTGGCGACCTCACCAAGGCGCGCAACTACAGCATTTACAACCGCGCAGGCGGAGTGATCCAGGGCGCCAACGACGCGCTGCGCATTGACAGCAACTTCGCCAGCGGCAGCCTGTTGATCGACAACAGCGGCACCATTCGCTCTGCCACCGGCCAAGGCCTGGACCTGGATGCAGTCCGCAGCAATAACGTGACCACCACCCTCATCAACCGCGCAGGCGGGTTGATCCGGGGCGATGCCAGTGACGGCATGAAGACCGGCGCCAACGCCACCCTCACCAACTACGGCGAGATTTCCACCGGCGACACCTTCTCCCGGGATGACAAGTTCGATGGCGTCGATATCGACTCGGCCACCGGCGTGACCGTGACCAACTACGGGACCATTTCCGGTGGGCGTCACGGCATTACCACTGACCTGGGCGCAACGTTGACCAACTACGGCACAGTGATCGGTCGCAACGGCTCCGGCTTTGGTTCTGATGGCGACGGCACGGTGATCAACCACGGCACCATCACCGGCGCGTATTCCGGGCTGCAACCTGATGGCGATGGTGACGGCGTGGACATCGACAAGATCGCCCATATCGAAAACTACGGCGTCATCCAAGGCACAGGCGCGGGCGGTGTCGACAAGAACGGCTTTGCCAACGGCAGCGAAGGCATCGCCCTCGGCGGCGGCTATGTATTCAACGGCGTTGGCGCACGCGTGAGCGGCGCCAACAACGCGATCCTGGTGGACGACGGCAGCGACGGATCCGGATTGGCCGCCACCACCCTGGAAAACCACGGCACCATCGAAGGTCTGAATGGCTTTGGCGTGAAGTTCGTCGGCGAGTTTGCCGACACGGTAATCAACGCCGGCTTGATCAGCGCCAGCAACGGCCTGGCCCTGGATCTGGGCGGTGGCGATGACAACCTGATCCTGCGCAACGGCAGCCGTTTTGTCGGCGTGGTGGACGGCGGCAGCGGTTACGACCGCCTGACCATGGACGACACCGCCGGCGGCAGTTTTGGTGACAGTCGTAACTTCGAATCGCTGAACGTCAAACAGGGCACCTGGACCCTGACCGGCAGCGGCGACTTCAGCGACGGTGGAGAGATCTACAGCGGTGCCAAGCTGATCAACCAGGGAGGGATCGTCGGCAACCTGACGGTCGACGAAGGGGGGATTTATGCAGGTGGCGGCAGTGTCGGCAGCCTGTTGGTCAAAGGTACGCTGCAGACCAACACGGCGCTGGGCACCGCCAGCATCACCCGCGACCTGACCATGACCAGCGGCTCGACCCTGGCCTATGGCGTCAACGCCGATGGCAGCAGCGCACCGATCAACGTCGGCGGCACCGCCTACCTCAATGGCGCAACCCTCGCCGTGAATCCCGGCAGCGGTGCTTATCCATGGCAGAGCCATTACACGGTGCTGCAGGCGGGCAGCATCAATGGCACCTTCAGCACGGTCACCAGCGACTATGCCTTCCTGACCCCTACCCTGGATTACAGCCCGACCCAGGTCGGCCTGACCTACGCCCGTAACGATGTAGCGTTCAATCAGTTCGCCAGCACCGGCAACGGCAGTAGCGCCGCCAACAGCCTGGCGACCCTGGGCAAAAACAACGCGCTGTATAACGCCCTGCTCAACACCACCACTGGCACCGCAGGCGCAGCCATCGAACAATTGGCGGGCAGCAGCACCGCCAACCTGACCAGCGCCACCCTCGGCGCCAGTGCCCAGGTCGGCACCAGCATGCTGACAGCCCTGCATCAACTGGGCGGCGGTGCAGGATTGCTGGTCGGGGTTGATCAGGGCGATACACCTGCTCTCGCGGCCACTGGCGTACCGGCCGAGGCGCGCAACCTCAATGACCCAAATGCCCGAGGCCGCCTATGGCTGCAAGGCATCGGCAGCTACGGCAAGCTCGACGGCGACCACGGCAGCAATGGCCTGACCCAGCGCACCAAGGGCAGCGTGCTCGGCGCCGATTGGGCGCTCAACCCTGAGTGGCGGGTGGGTGTGCTGGCCGGCTATTCGAAGACCGACCTGGACACCACCGGCGTCGACGGCAGCGTCGACAGCTGGCACGCCGGGGTCTACGCCATGCGCCAGAGCGGGCCGCTGGCCTTGCGCCTGGGGGCGGCTTACAGCGGGCATCAAGGAGACAGCAAACGCACCGTGACCTTCAATGGTTTCAACGACCGGCCCAAGGGTGACTACGACGCCAACAGCCAGCAAGCTTTCGCCGAAGTGGGTTATGCCATGGGCAGCGGGCGCCTGAGTGCCGAGCCGTTCGCCAACCTGGGTTATCAGCGCTACCACCGTGACAGCTATAGCGAAAAAGGTGGCGCTGCGGCGCTGCGGGTCGAGGGGCAAACCCAGGATAATTTCAGCAGTACTTTCGGTCTGCGCCTGGCGCATTTGAGCCAACTGGAAAGCGGCATCAGCCTCACGCCACGGATCAGCGCCGGCTGGAAACATACCTACGGCGACGTCGACAGCAGCACCCGCCAAGCCTTCCTGATGGGGGGCACCGCCTTCAATGTCGAAGGCAGCGCCCTGGATCGCGACAGCTTGCTACTGGAAGCAGGGCTGGATATCGGCCTGTCGGCACGCCATACCCTCGGTGTCGGCTACAGCGGTGAAATCGGCAGTAACAGTCGCAATCATGGCCTGATCGGGCAATGGCAGATGAGTTTTTAA
- a CDS encoding autotransporter domain-containing protein, producing MPFTSQRLVLAIALALGATSIQYAQARGDMEPDSEWFTQSSVDDTKEQHHPALPEPTTDFYFADHATSRNGLRAAHVLDSAVDALLDSDELTEWDRYELENIGQYLSGLEPGRVGAVLEQLAASQNANLGTATQKGMEQINSGLLLAMRQLPDSPGESGGRVWVQGLNNGGRLDGQHGSAGLQQDTKGMVIGADWAVTHDWRVGLMGGKSASNFDAKRFHAELDSWHLGAYAVRQDGPLALRLGAMYSNHDGQNKRDVDIEFFDYREQLKGKYNAQSQNAFAELGYQMGNGDFSAEPFANIGYQRYHRDSFKEKGGLTALNVGGQTQQNLSSTFGIHLASLYRLDNQMSLKPHLSTRWKHLYGNVDSKVRQSSALADKKDFNSDFTIEGTALDRDSLALQAGLDLGLSADQTVGLAYTSEFGSRSRNQGIIGQWAMAF from the coding sequence ATGCCTTTCACATCACAGCGACTCGTACTCGCCATTGCCCTCGCGCTGGGCGCTACCAGCATTCAATACGCTCAGGCACGGGGAGACATGGAGCCGGACAGCGAGTGGTTCACCCAAAGCTCCGTTGACGACACAAAGGAGCAACACCACCCCGCGCTACCCGAGCCCACCACCGACTTCTACTTCGCCGACCACGCGACCTCCCGCAACGGCCTGCGCGCGGCCCACGTACTGGACTCTGCCGTCGATGCCCTGTTGGATTCGGACGAGTTGACCGAGTGGGATCGATACGAGCTCGAGAATATCGGGCAGTACCTGAGCGGCCTGGAACCGGGCCGGGTCGGTGCCGTCCTGGAGCAACTGGCGGCCAGTCAGAATGCCAACCTGGGTACCGCCACCCAAAAAGGCATGGAACAAATAAACAGCGGCTTGCTGCTTGCCATGCGCCAATTGCCCGACAGCCCAGGCGAGTCTGGCGGTCGCGTCTGGGTCCAGGGCCTGAACAACGGTGGCCGCCTGGACGGGCAACATGGCAGTGCCGGCTTGCAGCAAGACACCAAAGGCATGGTGATCGGTGCCGACTGGGCCGTGACCCATGATTGGCGAGTGGGATTAATGGGCGGTAAATCCGCCAGCAACTTTGACGCCAAACGCTTTCACGCCGAACTGGATAGCTGGCACCTGGGCGCTTACGCCGTGCGCCAGGATGGCCCCCTGGCGCTTCGCCTCGGGGCGATGTACAGCAACCATGACGGTCAGAACAAACGGGATGTCGACATTGAGTTCTTCGACTACCGGGAGCAACTCAAGGGCAAGTACAACGCCCAAAGCCAAAACGCCTTCGCCGAGCTGGGTTACCAAATGGGCAACGGTGACTTCAGCGCCGAGCCGTTCGCCAACATCGGCTACCAGCGCTATCACCGTGACAGCTTCAAGGAAAAAGGTGGCTTGACGGCCCTGAACGTCGGCGGACAGACCCAGCAAAATCTCAGCAGTACCTTCGGTATCCACCTGGCCAGCCTTTACCGGCTGGATAACCAGATGAGCCTGAAGCCACATCTGAGCACCCGCTGGAAACACTTGTACGGCAACGTCGACAGCAAGGTTCGGCAGTCTTCCGCCCTGGCAGACAAAAAGGACTTCAACAGCGACTTCACTATCGAAGGCACTGCCCTGGACCGCGACAGCCTGGCCCTGCAAGCTGGCCTGGACCTTGGCTTGTCCGCCGACCAGACCGTAGGACTGGCCTACACCAGCGAGTTTGGCAGCCGCAGTCGTAACCAGGGCATCATTGGCCAATGGGCCATGGCCTTCTGA
- the oadA gene encoding sodium-extruding oxaloacetate decarboxylase subunit alpha — MTKKIFVTDTILRDAHQSLLATRMRTDDMLPICDKLDKVGYWSLEVWGGATFDACVRFLKEDPWERLRKLRAALPNTRLQMLLRGQNLLGYRHYSDDVVKAFVAKAAVNGIDVFRIFDAMNDVRNLRVAIEAVKAAGKHAQGTIAYTTSPVHTIEAFVAQAKQMEAMGCDSVAIKDMAGLLTPYATGELVKALKAEQTLPVFIHSHDTAGLAAMCQLKAIENGADHIDTAISSFAWGTSHPGTESMVAALKGSEFDTGLNLELLQEIGLYFYAVRKKYHQFESEFTAVDTRVQVNQVPGGMISNLANQLKEQGALNRMSEVLAEIPRVREDLGFPPLVTPTSQIVGTQAFFNVLAGERYKTITNEVKLYLQGGYGKAPGVVNEKLRRQAIGSEEVIDVRPADLLKPEMTKLRGEIGTLAKSEEDVLTYAMFPDIGRKFLEERDAGTLTPEVLLPIPEAGGVARAGGEGVPTEFVIDVHGESYRVDITGVGVKAEGKRHFYLSIDGMPEEVVFEPLNEFVSSGGSKRKHASEPGHVSTAMPGNIVDVLVKEGDVVKAGQAVLITEAMKMETEVQASIAGKVSAVHVAKGDRVNPGEILIEIEG; from the coding sequence ATGACTAAAAAGATCTTCGTAACCGACACTATCCTGCGCGACGCCCACCAATCGTTGCTGGCGACCCGCATGCGCACCGACGACATGCTGCCGATCTGCGACAAGCTCGACAAAGTCGGCTACTGGTCCCTGGAAGTCTGGGGCGGCGCGACTTTCGACGCCTGCGTGCGCTTCCTCAAAGAAGACCCATGGGAGCGCCTGCGCAAACTGCGTGCGGCGTTGCCTAACACCCGCCTGCAAATGCTCCTGCGCGGCCAGAACCTGCTGGGCTACCGCCACTACAGCGACGACGTGGTCAAAGCCTTCGTCGCCAAGGCCGCCGTTAACGGTATCGACGTGTTCCGTATCTTCGATGCGATGAACGACGTGCGTAACCTGCGCGTGGCCATCGAAGCGGTGAAAGCCGCCGGCAAACACGCCCAAGGCACCATCGCCTATACCACCAGCCCGGTACACACCATCGAAGCCTTTGTGGCCCAGGCCAAGCAAATGGAAGCCATGGGTTGCGACTCGGTGGCGATCAAGGACATGGCCGGCCTGTTGACCCCGTACGCCACCGGCGAACTGGTCAAGGCGCTGAAAGCCGAGCAGACCCTGCCGGTGTTCATCCATTCCCACGACACGGCTGGTTTGGCCGCGATGTGCCAACTCAAGGCCATCGAAAACGGCGCCGATCATATCGACACCGCCATCTCCAGCTTCGCCTGGGGCACCAGCCACCCGGGCACCGAGTCGATGGTCGCAGCCCTTAAAGGCAGTGAGTTCGACACCGGTCTGAACCTGGAACTGCTGCAGGAAATCGGCCTGTACTTCTATGCCGTCCGCAAGAAGTACCACCAGTTTGAAAGCGAATTCACTGCCGTCGACACCCGCGTGCAAGTCAATCAGGTACCGGGCGGGATGATTTCCAACCTGGCCAACCAGTTGAAAGAGCAGGGCGCGCTGAACCGCATGAGCGAAGTGTTGGCAGAGATTCCGCGTGTGCGTGAAGACCTTGGCTTCCCGCCACTGGTAACCCCGACTTCGCAGATCGTCGGCACCCAGGCGTTCTTCAACGTGTTGGCTGGTGAGCGCTACAAGACCATCACCAACGAAGTGAAGCTGTACCTGCAAGGCGGCTACGGCAAGGCGCCGGGCGTGGTGAATGAAAAACTGCGTCGCCAGGCCATCGGTAGCGAAGAGGTGATCGACGTCCGTCCGGCCGACTTGCTCAAGCCGGAAATGACCAAGCTGCGTGGCGAAATCGGTACGTTGGCCAAGTCCGAAGAAGACGTGCTGACCTACGCGATGTTCCCGGATATCGGCCGCAAGTTCCTTGAGGAGCGCGACGCCGGCACCCTGACGCCGGAAGTGCTGTTGCCGATCCCGGAAGCCGGCGGTGTGGCGCGTGCTGGTGGCGAAGGCGTGCCGACTGAATTTGTTATCGACGTCCATGGCGAAAGCTACCGCGTCGACATCACCGGTGTGGGCGTCAAGGCCGAAGGCAAGCGTCACTTCTACCTGTCCATCGATGGCATGCCGGAAGAAGTGGTGTTCGAGCCGCTCAACGAGTTTGTCAGCAGTGGCGGCAGCAAGCGCAAGCATGCCAGCGAGCCGGGCCATGTCAGCACCGCGATGCCGGGCAATATCGTCGACGTGTTGGTCAAGGAAGGCGACGTGGTGAAAGCCGGCCAGGCCGTGCTGATCACTGAAGCCATGAAGATGGAGACCGAAGTCCAGGCGTCTATCGCCGGCAAGGTTAGCGCTGTTCATGTGGCCAAGGGCGACCGGGTCAACCCTGGCGAAATCCTGATCGAAATCGAAGGCTGA